A genomic segment from Salvelinus alpinus chromosome 8, SLU_Salpinus.1, whole genome shotgun sequence encodes:
- the LOC139582246 gene encoding proline-rich nuclear receptor coactivator 1-like — protein sequence MCPPSPPSRDLEVMLGESLSHPNKNNKPSVLTSHHVGANLSKPRQAMLKKSGRKQPRSTMLGLQRTHHQKTMRKNPMHLADNNVAVSKSPVQSAELATNRTQATALTLHNLKQGTKKELLKSKSGRVERAAGQSVHNLNRHNQAAQNLITRSPRSRHANAPGNALSVMKSHSSCHQKPPSAPFQLCGEEKKPFNSADSAKIVNVSPAELVPEEELKDGEKIYAGAKFSEPPSPSVLPKPPSRWVGETVPQHSDHSREKMTFHLKSLLKVQDKP from the exons ATGTGTCCTCCCTCGCCACCGTCACGGGACTTAGAAGTCATGTTGGGCGAATCACTAAGTCACCCTAATAAAAACAATAAGCCATCCGTTTTGACATCCCACCATGTCGGGGCCAACCTAAGCAAACCAAGGCAAGCAATGTTGAAGAAAAGTGGGAGAAAACAACCTCGTTCGACAATGTTGGGGTTACAGCGGACACACCACCAAAAAACGATGAGAAAAAACCCCATGCACCTGGCAGACAACAATGTCGCAGTTTCGAAATCCCCAGTGCAGAGTGCCGAGCTCGCGACCAACCGGACCCAGGCGACTGCGTTGACCCTTCACAATCTTAAGCAGGGAACAAAGAAAGAG CTACTGAAGTCAAAAAGTGGGAGAGTGGAGAGAGCCGCAGGCCAgtctgtccacaacctcaatagACACAATCAAGCTGCCCAGAATCTGATCACCCGGAGCCCTAGGAGCAGGCATGCTAATGCACCTGGCAATGCTCTCTCAGTAATGAAAAGCCACAGCAGCTGCCACCAGAAGCCACCCTCTGCTCCCTTCCAGCTctgtggagaggagaagaagcCCTTCAACTCAGCTGACAGTGCCAAGATTGTGAATGTATCCCCAGCTGAGCTTGTACCCGAGGAGGAGCTCAAAGACGGAGAGAAGATCTATGCTGGAGCTAAATTCAGCGAGCCCCCGTCTCCAAGTGTCCTGCCCAAACCACCCAGTCGCTGGGTTGGTGAAACTGTCCCCCAACATTCCGACCACAGCCGAGAGAAAATGACTTTTCATTTGAAGTCTTTGCTGAAGGTTCAAGATAAACCATGA